In the genome of Streptomyces sp. SAI-127, the window TCGGCGCCAACGCCGTGGGGCTGCAGGACGGTTACAGCCCGGGCAAGACCCTGCACGCGGGCAGCGAGGGCTTCTCCGACGGGCTGGACGCCGCCACGGGGACCACGGGGACCTTCACCTCGAAGGGAGGCGCCGCGTGAGTGAGACCGTACGCAGCGACAAGGACCTCCATGAGCGGCTCGCCGACCGGATCACCTCCCAGGCCGACGAGCACGAGTCCGGCGCCCGCCCCCACCTGCACCGCAGCCGGGCCGGCCTGGACCGGACGCGCGGCAAGGGCGCCCTGGCGGCGGCCGTCGAGACCGGGGCCGAGAAGATCCTCAGGGCCATCGAGGAGGCCGAGGACCAGCTCCACAAGCACCTCCAGGACGTGTCCAAGGGCGTGCGGGCGATGGGGGACAACCACGCGCGCAACGACAAGAACATCGAGACGATGCTGCAGAGCATCGTCAAGCGCTCCCGCGACCAGGACACCGTCCGTGACGGCGGCGGGATCGGCAAGGACCGCCCGGACACGACGAAGGACCCGCACACCGTCACCCTGGAGTGGAAGCCCGGGATGCCCAAGCAGGCCTTCGAGCGGAAGGCACGGGCCCTGCAGCGGCTCGGCGAGGAGGGCAAGCTCTTCAAGTTCAAGGGCAGGACCGAGGACTACCGCGACAAGCAGATCACCGCGCAGTACAAGGGCGCGCTGGAAGCACTGATCCGCAGGAACCACAAGGACGACCCCGACTTCGCCGAAGAGGCCGCGGTGGCGGCCCGTAAAATGCAACCCGACCATGTCAACGAGCTCCAGACCGGTGGTCCGGACGCGTGGCGTAATCTGCGGATGCTCGACCGGACGACGAACTACGACATCGGTACGCAGCAGATACGTCCGCAGATCAAGGATCTTCCGGACGGCAATCCCATCAACATCGACATCAAGTGGTGGCCGGATGACTAGCGCGAACCCGGCGTCGGCCCGTCTGATCGCGACGGTGGACGCCCTGCGAACGGCACTGGCGGAGAGCACGGACGTGTTGTCCTTCACGCTCGGCGGGACGATCGACGAGGAGACGGCCGCCGCCGCGGAGGCCGACGGTGTGCCGCGGGAGTTCCTGGACTTCTGCCGGGTGCTGGACGGCGCGAGCTGCGGGCCGTCCGTGCAGCTCTTCGGCCTGGAGGAGGCCGAGGAGCACCAGTTCTACTGCGAGCCTGTGGTCGACTCCCCGCTGCCGCTCTCCCCGGCGAAGCTCTACTGTGTCGGGATGATCCAGGAAGCCCCGGTCTACCTCGACCGCGCGGGCGGCGGTGTCCTCGGCGCCCCGGAAGCAGGCCCCGACTGGGTCGACGCGGAGCGCTTCGACGAGCTCGCGCCCGGCCTCGAGACGTTCTTCCTGGAGCGGCTCACCACGCCCGCCGAGTACAAGCGGCTCGCGCTGGTCGACGACGAACTGGTGGAGTACGACGACTGGCTGAAGCTGTTGCGACGGGCCGGTCTCACCGGCTGAGGCATGACGAAGGGAAAGCAGAGGACGCATGGCCACCCATGACGAGATGACGGAGCTGTTCGGCGCGGACCGCGTGGTCACGCTGGACCGTGCCGTCGCCGAGGAGCGCGGACTGTCCGAGGCCGACGCCGAGGTGCTGTGCGAGGTCGGTGTGCCCGTCTTCGTCGACGTGCTGTTCACCCTCGACACCGCCGAGGAGGGACCCGATCCCTTCACCGTGGTGCCGGTGGCCGCGGGCGGCGACGAGACCCACATCCTCGTGCTCGGCGGTCCCACCGACGACCCCGTGATGCGGTACTGCCTCGACATGGACCGCGGTTACGTCATCCTCATGTCCTTCGACGCCGAGCCGCGCGCCGAGATCGTGAACCGGACCCTCGCCGACCTCGTCGAGTTCCTGTACCGCTTCGCGCTGCGCACCAAGCACCTGGAACAGGCCGCCCCGCAGGACCGCGCCCCGTACACCGACAAGCTCGTCGAATACCTCAAGGCCCGCGACCCGTACGCGTTCGCGCAGCCGGACAGCTGGTGGTCGATGGTCTTCGAGCAGGTCGGCTGAGTCCTACGGCGCTCATGTCCCGGAGTCCCAGAACTCCCGCAGCGCGGCGTTGACGGCGGCGGGCCGCTGGGTGTGCGGGTAGTACCCGGGCACGCGTACGAGGCGTGCCCCGAGGGAGTCCGTGAGGGACTCGGCGACGGCCATCAGCGGGAGACCCACGTTCTTCACCTTCATGGGAACCCCGTCGACCACGCAGCCCTGGGGCTTCCAGTACGAGGGCCACCACGTCGCCATCAACTACTTCGTCCTGGGCGACCAGGTGGTGATGACGCCGACCTTCATGGGCTCGGAGCCCACGACGGGCACGTACAAGGGCGAGAAGATCACCCTCTTCCGGCCGGAGACCACGGCGGGCCTTGCCATGATCCGCTCCCTCACCACGGCCCAGCGCGCCAAGGCGGTCTCCGCGCAGTCGAACGGCAACGAGGACATGAAGGCCGGCGCCGGCCAGGACAACCTCGAGCTCGCCTACGAGGGGCTCAAGGGCTCCGAACTCACCTCCGGTCAGCAGGAGAAGCTGCTGGACCTCGTCGGTGTGTACGTCGGCTACATCAACGAGGGACACGCCGAGGTCAAGATGGCCGAGGTGAAGACGCACCTGGACGGCACGTACTTCTACTGGATGGGGGAGACGGAGGACGACTCCGCCTTCTACTACCGCGTGCACAGCCCGGTGGTCCTCGTCGAGTACGACGCCCAGGCCCCGCTCTTCTACAAGGGCGACTCCTCGGCGACCCCCAGCGCGAGCGCGAGTTCCGGCTCCGACGCCGGAGGCCCGGGCGGCGGCATGGGCATGGGCGGCGGGACCCCGTCCCAGGAGCACATCCACACCATCATCCGCACCCCGAACGGCGGCGACTACGGGATCGATCTGCTCAAGCTGCACCTGGAGAACGACCACTGACGACCAGTGAGGTGTGCGCGGACCATTGACGCGCAAGGGGTTCGATTCTACGGTCCCGTCCGAAGCTCTGATCGGCGATCGGTATGTCGAACATCCCCCCACTCGCATCCCCCCCCCCAAGGAGCGTCAGCGTGCGCCGCACCTCACTTCTGGCCGTTCCCGTCGCCTTCCTGCTGGCCTTGATCCCGGGCACGGCATCCGCCTACCCCAACCCCGGGACCGTCACCGGCGCCACCACCATCCACGACCCCACGATGATCCGCACATCGGCGGGCCGCTATCTGCTGTACGGCACCGGCGGCGGCCTCGGCTACCGCACCTCCACCGACCGGACGGCGTTCACCGCCGGCAGCGACGCCTTCACCACCAAGCCGGGCTGGTGGTCGTCGTACGCCACCGAGGCCTGGGCGCCGGACATCTCCTACCAGGGCGGCAAGTACCTGATGTACTACGCCGTCTCGACCTTCGGCTCCAACAAGTCCGCCATCGGCCTCGCCACCTCGAGCACCGGCCTGCCCGGCTCCTGGGCGGACCAGGGGACCGTCTACACCTCCACGACCTCCAGCGACTACAACGCCATCGACCCGAACCTGTTCGTCGACGGCGACGGCAAGTGGTGGCTGTCCTTCGGCAGTTGGTGGACGGGCCTGAAGACGATCCAGATCAACCCGTCCACCGGCAAGCAGCTCTCCACCAACACGACCCGGTACTCGATCGCCTCCCGGCCCACCGGGACCAAGGCCGTCGAGGCGCCGTACATCGTCAAGCGAAACGGCTACTACTACCTCTTCGCGTCCTACGACACCTGCTGCGCCGGCACGAGTTCGACCTACAAGGTCAAGGTGGGCCGGGCCACCAGCGTCACCGGGCCGTACGTCGACAAGAACGGCGTCTCGATGACGAACAACGGCGGCACGCCGGTCCTGGAGTCGCACGGCCGGTACATCGGCCCCGGCGGCCAGTCGATCATGAGCGACACCGACGGCGACCTGATCGTCTACCACTACTACGACGGCAACGACAACGGCACACCCAAGCTCGGCATCAACCTCCTGAACTGGAGCAGCGGATGGCCCGTCGCCTACTGACCCTGCTGGCCGCCCTGCTTCTCGCCCTAGGACTCGGACAGTCCCCCGCGAGCGCGGCCTCGTTCGCCAACCCGGTCAAGGCGCAGAAGGGCGCCGACCCCTGGATCTCGTACCACGAGGGCAACTACTACCTGGTGACGACGAGTTGGACCAACGTCATCACCATGCGCAAGTCGGCCACCCTCGCCGGCCTCGCCACCGCGCCGAGCGTGCAGGTGTGGACCGGGGACGCGGCCTCGCGCTGCTGCAACATCTGGGCGCCGGAGATCCACTTCATCAACGGCCGTTGGTACCTGTACTACGTCGCAGGCCAGGACGTCTCCGACTACAACCCGACCCAGCGCACGCATGTGCTGGAGAGCGCCGGGTCGGACCCCATGGGGCCGTACACCTACAAGAACCAGCTCAACTCCTCCTGGATGCTGGACCCGACGGTCGCGACCGTCAACGGCCAGTTGTACCTGTTCGGCAGCGCGAGCGGCGGCACCCAGAACCTCGTGGCGGCCCGCCTCTCCAACCCGTACACCCTCGCCACCGGCTTCTCGACGATCTCCACGCCGACCAACTCCTGGGAGCGGAGCGGGGGTTCGGTCAACGAGGGCCCGGAGGTCCTCCAGCGCGGTGGCAAGACCTTCCTGATCTACTCGGCGAGCGGCTGCTGGACCCCCGACTACAAGCTTGGCCGGCTCACCCTCACCGGCTCGGACCCCCTCTCCGCGTCCTCCTGGACGAAGAGCTCCACACCCGTCTTCCAGCGCAACGACTCGGCCGGCGTCTACGGCCCGGGGCACAACGGGTTCTTCACCTCACCCGACGGCACCGAGAGCTGGATCGTCTACCACGCCAACGACTCGGCGTCCGACGGCTGCGACAACGGCCGTACGACCAGGGCCCAGAAGTTCACCTGGAACACCGACGGCACCCCGAACCTCGGCACCCCGGTCGCCCTGGGCGCGTCCCTGACGGGCCCCGCGGGCGAACCCTCCGCGACCTCGACGACGTACACCCTCACGAACCGCAACAGCGGCAAGTGCCTGGCGGTGGCGGGCGGTTCGGCGGCCGACGGTGCCGACGTCCGGCAGTACACCTGCAACGGCGGCACCAACCAGCGCTGGCGCGTCGAGGATCGGGGCGACGACACCAGCCGCCTGGTCAACGCGGCCACCGGGAAGGTCCTCGACACCGCCGACTGCTCCACGGCGGACGGCGCGGACCTGCGCCAGTGGACCTGGCTGGACAACACCTGCCAGCGGTTCCGGTTCCTGGTGACGGACAGCGGCTACGTGAGGATCGTCAATCAGGCCACGGGCAAGGTGGCCGACGTGGCTGACTGCTCGACGGCGGACGCCGCGGACGTACGCCAGTGGTCGTGGCTGTCCAACACCTGCCAGCAGTGGAGACTGAACCCGGTCTAGTCGCCTCTCAGCCGGCCTGCCCCATCCCCGCCGCGTTCGGCCAGCTCTGAGCGTTGGGCCACCCGGTGGCGGGCGCTTGGGAAAGTTCCTGCGGAGCGCCCGGCGCCGGTGCGGTCATCCCCCGCACCTGCGCGGCGGTGAGCCCCCCACGGGCCGGCACTCCCGGCGGAGTCGGCCCGTGGGGCGGCGCGAAGGGCGCCGGAGCCGGCGGAGGCGTCGGCATCGGGGCAGGAGCAGGAGCAGGGGCGGGCATCGGAGCCGGCGCCGGCATCTGGGCCGGCATCGGCATCCCCGCGCCCATGGAGGCTGCCGTTCCCATGGAAGCAGCCGAGCCCATGGAAGCAACCGAACCCATGGAAGCTGCCGCCCCCATGGGCGCCGCCGTGGCCACCGCCATCGGCTGGGCGACAGGCATCGGCATGCCGACGCCTGCGCCCATCCCCCCGCCGCCGCCGACGGCCATCGCGGCCAGATCCTGCATGCCTGCCCCGTTGGTCTGGCCGACCAACCGGTCCACTGCCGCCGTACCCGAGCTGTAGCTGGTCCCTTGAGCGAGCTCGGGCACGGCGGCTCCCCTCCTGGTCCCGTAGAGCACCTGTTCCAGGCCGGACACCAGGCGACGCACGTCCACCTGGGGGCGCACCACGAGTCGCAGGAAGCGGCTTGAAGAGCCGATCTTGTTGCCGCACTCGCGGACGAGGATCCGGTGCTCGGTGAGCATCCGGTCCCGGACCACGGTGCCTTCGGCGCCCACGGGCAGACGCACGAAGAGGAAGTTCCCCTGGGAGGGGTAGACGGTCAGGCCGGGCAGCGCGGCGAGCTGGCTCGCCATGTCGAGGCGGTCCCGGCGGACCTGGTGGAGGCTCTGCGCGTACTCGGCGCCGTGCTCCTTGAGCATGAACACCACGTACTCGGCGAAGGCGTTGAGGTTCCACTTCGGCAGCATCGAGCGGACCCGGCCCGCGAGGGAGGGGTTGGCGACCATGTAGCCGAAGCGGATGCCGTGCAGGCCGAAGTTCTTGCCGAGGCTGCGCAGGACGATGACGTTCGGCCGGATCATCGCCTCCTGGACCACCGACGGCTCCTGCTCGGCGTCCGCGAACTCCAGGAACGACTCGTCGATGACGATGAGGTCGAGGTCGGCCATGGCGTCCATGAACTGCACGAGCGCGTGCTTGTGGAGGAAGCCGCCGTCGGGGTTGTTCGGGTTGCAGATGACCGCGACCCGCGTGCCCCGGGTGCGTATGAACTCGGCGTACTGCGCGAGGTCCAGGGCGAATCCGCTGGACTCCTGGAGCGGGAACATGTCGACCCGCTTGCCGGTCTCCATCGGCTGGTCGGTCCAGCGGCCGAAGGTGGGGACGGGGATGGCGAGGGACTCGCGGACCAGCAGGTGGTCGATCCAGGTGATCAGTTCGGTCGAGCCGTTGCCCATCGCCACGGCCTGCGGCGGGAGTTGGAGCAGATTGCACAGCTCGGCGGTGATCGTGTCGGCGCTGCTGGGGTAGTACGTGATGATGTCCTTCAGCCGCGAGGCCATGGTGTCCATCATCGCCGGAGTGGGAAAGTAGGGATTGCAGGGGATACAGAAGTCCACCGGCCCCGTCCCGTCGCCGCCCTCGCGCGCCAGCGCCGCCATGGACGGGCTGTGCGCAGCCGTGCTGCGGAACAACGAGGTGACGTTGTCGGCCATCGAACCTCCGTATGGGGCGGACCCGGCGGGGACGACCGGGTCCGTCGTCATTGGGTGGCCCGCGCGGGGGAGCACGGGCCGCCCTTACATACGGATGCCTGCGTGGCGCTGTTCAACGGGTGTGAAAGAAGTGTGAGTTCGGGAACCCCGGGCCCGAACTCGTCATCTGACCAGGTCAGGCGTGGAACGAGTGAATCGTCGTCGTCCGGTATGTCTGGCCGGGACGCAGCACCGTCGACGGGAACGACGGGTGGTTCGGCGCGTCCGGGAAGTGCTGCGTCTCCAGGCACAGCGCGTCGCCCTGGCGGTAGGTGTGACCGCCGGTGCCGGTGAGGGTGCCGTCGAGGAAGTTGCCGGAGTAGAACTGCAGCCCCGGCTCGACGGTGGAGATCTTCAGCGTGCGGCCCGACGACGGGTCGCGCAGGGTCGCCACGTGCTCGGGCTTGGCCGTGATGCCCTTGTCGAGCACCCAGTTGTGGTCGTAGCCCTTGGCGAGGACCTGCTGCTGGTGGCCGGCCCGGATGTCCCGGCCGATCTGCTTGCCCTTGCGGAAGTCGAAGGGGGTGCCCGCGACCTTCGCCGGCTCACCGGTGGGGATCAGACCCGAGTCGGTGGGCGTGTAGCGGGAGGCCGCGATCCGCAGCTCGTGGTCCTCGATGGTGCCGGTGCCCTCGCCGCCGAGGTTCCAGTACACGTGGCTGGTGAGGTTGACGACGGTGGCCCTGTCGGTGGTGGCCTCGTAGTCGATCCGCCACTCGCCGTGCCGGGTGAGGGTGTACGTCACCTTCACCTTGAGGGTGCCGGGGTAGCCCATCTCGCCGTCGACGGACGTGTAGTACAGGTGCAGGCCGACGTCGGAGCCCTTGGTGAACGGCTCGACGTCCCACACCCGCTTGTCGAAGCCCTGGGCGCCGCCGTGCAGGCTGTTGACCCCGTCGTTGACGGAGAGCTGGTGGCTCTTGCCGTCCAGGGTGAACCGGCCCTTGGCGATGCGGTTGCCGTAACGCCCGATCAGCGCGCCGAAGTACGGGCTGGAGGCGACGTAGTCCTCGACGCGGTCGAAGCCGAGGCAGACGTTCGCGTACCTGCCGTCCCGGTCGGGGACCTCCAGGGACTGCACGATCCCGCCGTACGACAGGACCTTCAGCCGGGTGCCGCCGTTCTCCAGCGACCAGCGGTCGACCTCGGTCCCGTCGGCGAGCCTGCCGAAGAGCGTCTTCACCGGTGCTTCCTCTCCTCCCATGGGAAGGGCCCCGCCTTCCGGCGGGGCCCGATCCGGTCGGTCCGGTCTACGAACCGACCCTGCGCTTGTTCCACACGTCGAAGCCGACCGCTGCCAACAGGGCCAGGCCCTTGATGACCTGCTGCCAGTCGGTGCCGACGCTGAGGAGGTTCATGCCGTTGTTCAGCACACCGAGGACGAGACCACCGATGATCGCGCCGAGGACGGTTCCCACACCGCCGCTCATGGACGCGCCACCGATGAACGACGAGGCGATCGCCTCGAGTTCGAAGCTCAGGCCCGCCTTCGGGGAGGCCGCGTTGAGGCGGGCCGCGACCACCAGACCCGCCAGGGCCGCGAGCACTCCCATGTTCAGGAAGACAAGGAAGGTGACCTTCTTGTCCTTGACGCCGGACAGCTTCGCGGCCGGCAGGTTGCCGCCGATCGCGTAGATGTGCCGGCCGAAGACCGCGTTGCGCATGACGTAGCCGTAGCCGACCACCAGCACGCCGAGGACGATCAGAATGATCGGCGCTCCCTGGTAGCTGGCGAGCAGCATCGTGACCGCGAGGACCGCCGCGGCGATCGCGACGAGCTTGAGCAGGAAGGCGTTCCTGGGCAGCACGTCCAGCGCGAACTCCTGCTGGCGCTTGCGGTCGCGGACTTCCTGGTAGACCACGAAGGCCAGCAGCGCGAAGCCCAGCAGCAGGGTGATGTTGTGGTAGTTGGTCTCCGGGCCGACCTCGGGCAGGAAGCCGTTGCCGAGCTTCTGCAGACCGTTCGGGAACGGGCCGAGGGTCTGGCCCTCCAGCAGGATCTCCGTCAGACCGCGGAAGAGCAGCATGCCGGCCAGGGTGACGATGAACGACGGGATGCCGAGATACGCGATCAGATAGCCCTGGACGGAGCCCGCGACCGCGCCCACCACCAGGGTCAGCACCAGCGCGACCGGCCAGGCCACGTCGTGCTGGACCGTCAGTACGGCGGCGAACGCGCCCACAAAGGCGGTCAGTGAACCGACCGACAGGTCGATGTGCCCCGCGATGATCACCAGCATCATGCCGATCGCGAGGATCAGGATGTAGCTGTTCTGGAGCACCAGGTTGGAGACGTTGCGCGGCAGCAGCAGGTCGCCGTCGGTCCACACCGCGAACAGCGCGACGATCAGGCCGAGCGCGATCAGCATGCCGTACTGCCGCATGTTGCGGCGCAGCCCGTTCAGCATCAGCTGGAGCAGGCCCCCGTCGGAGGACGACCCCCCGCTCTTGCCCGGCGGCGCCGCGGCCGGAACCTTCGTCACATCGGTGCTCATCGCGTTACCTCTTTGTCCTTCGTCATCTGGCGCATCAGCACTTCCTGCGTGGCCTCGGCCCGCGGAACCTCACCCGTGAGCCGTCCGGCGGCCATGGTGTAGATGCGGTCGCACATCCCGAGCAGCTCCGGCAGCTCGGAGGAGATGAAG includes:
- a CDS encoding DUF3500 domain-containing protein, yielding MGTPSTTQPWGFQYEGHHVAINYFVLGDQVVMTPTFMGSEPTTGTYKGEKITLFRPETTAGLAMIRSLTTAQRAKAVSAQSNGNEDMKAGAGQDNLELAYEGLKGSELTSGQQEKLLDLVGVYVGYINEGHAEVKMAEVKTHLDGTYFYWMGETEDDSAFYYRVHSPVVLVEYDAQAPLFYKGDSSATPSASASSGSDAGGPGGGMGMGGGTPSQEHIHTIIRTPNGGDYGIDLLKLHLENDH
- the mmsB gene encoding multiple monosaccharide ABC transporter permease, translated to MSTDVTKVPAAAPPGKSGGSSSDGGLLQLMLNGLRRNMRQYGMLIALGLIVALFAVWTDGDLLLPRNVSNLVLQNSYILILAIGMMLVIIAGHIDLSVGSLTAFVGAFAAVLTVQHDVAWPVALVLTLVVGAVAGSVQGYLIAYLGIPSFIVTLAGMLLFRGLTEILLEGQTLGPFPNGLQKLGNGFLPEVGPETNYHNITLLLGFALLAFVVYQEVRDRKRQQEFALDVLPRNAFLLKLVAIAAAVLAVTMLLASYQGAPIILIVLGVLVVGYGYVMRNAVFGRHIYAIGGNLPAAKLSGVKDKKVTFLVFLNMGVLAALAGLVVAARLNAASPKAGLSFELEAIASSFIGGASMSGGVGTVLGAIIGGLVLGVLNNGMNLLSVGTDWQQVIKGLALLAAVGFDVWNKRRVGS
- a CDS encoding family 43 glycosylhydrolase codes for the protein MARRLLTLLAALLLALGLGQSPASAASFANPVKAQKGADPWISYHEGNYYLVTTSWTNVITMRKSATLAGLATAPSVQVWTGDAASRCCNIWAPEIHFINGRWYLYYVAGQDVSDYNPTQRTHVLESAGSDPMGPYTYKNQLNSSWMLDPTVATVNGQLYLFGSASGGTQNLVAARLSNPYTLATGFSTISTPTNSWERSGGSVNEGPEVLQRGGKTFLIYSASGCWTPDYKLGRLTLTGSDPLSASSWTKSSTPVFQRNDSAGVYGPGHNGFFTSPDGTESWIVYHANDSASDGCDNGRTTRAQKFTWNTDGTPNLGTPVALGASLTGPAGEPSATSTTYTLTNRNSGKCLAVAGGSAADGADVRQYTCNGGTNQRWRVEDRGDDTSRLVNAATGKVLDTADCSTADGADLRQWTWLDNTCQRFRFLVTDSGYVRIVNQATGKVADVADCSTADAADVRQWSWLSNTCQQWRLNPV
- a CDS encoding SUKH-4 family immunity protein; translated protein: MATHDEMTELFGADRVVTLDRAVAEERGLSEADAEVLCEVGVPVFVDVLFTLDTAEEGPDPFTVVPVAAGGDETHILVLGGPTDDPVMRYCLDMDRGYVILMSFDAEPRAEIVNRTLADLVEFLYRFALRTKHLEQAAPQDRAPYTDKLVEYLKARDPYAFAQPDSWWSMVFEQVG
- a CDS encoding arabinan endo-1,5-alpha-L-arabinosidase, coding for MSNIPPLASPPPRSVSVRRTSLLAVPVAFLLALIPGTASAYPNPGTVTGATTIHDPTMIRTSAGRYLLYGTGGGLGYRTSTDRTAFTAGSDAFTTKPGWWSSYATEAWAPDISYQGGKYLMYYAVSTFGSNKSAIGLATSSTGLPGSWADQGTVYTSTTSSDYNAIDPNLFVDGDGKWWLSFGSWWTGLKTIQINPSTGKQLSTNTTRYSIASRPTGTKAVEAPYIVKRNGYYYLFASYDTCCAGTSSTYKVKVGRATSVTGPYVDKNGVSMTNNGGTPVLESHGRYIGPGGQSIMSDTDGDLIVYHYYDGNDNGTPKLGINLLNWSSGWPVAY
- a CDS encoding histidinol-phosphate transaminase produces the protein MADNVTSLFRSTAAHSPSMAALAREGGDGTGPVDFCIPCNPYFPTPAMMDTMASRLKDIITYYPSSADTITAELCNLLQLPPQAVAMGNGSTELITWIDHLLVRESLAIPVPTFGRWTDQPMETGKRVDMFPLQESSGFALDLAQYAEFIRTRGTRVAVICNPNNPDGGFLHKHALVQFMDAMADLDLIVIDESFLEFADAEQEPSVVQEAMIRPNVIVLRSLGKNFGLHGIRFGYMVANPSLAGRVRSMLPKWNLNAFAEYVVFMLKEHGAEYAQSLHQVRRDRLDMASQLAALPGLTVYPSQGNFLFVRLPVGAEGTVVRDRMLTEHRILVRECGNKIGSSSRFLRLVVRPQVDVRRLVSGLEQVLYGTRRGAAVPELAQGTSYSSGTAAVDRLVGQTNGAGMQDLAAMAVGGGGGMGAGVGMPMPVAQPMAVATAAPMGAAASMGSVASMGSAASMGTAASMGAGMPMPAQMPAPAPMPAPAPAPAPMPTPPPAPAPFAPPHGPTPPGVPARGGLTAAQVRGMTAPAPGAPQELSQAPATGWPNAQSWPNAAGMGQAG